Genomic window (Oryza sativa Japonica Group chromosome 3, ASM3414082v1):
TCACTTtcctgtaaaaaaaataaaaaaaacctcaTATATATTTGTAAAGTACAccacagaacaaaaaaaaaaagattacttGGTAAAACTTGCCTTAGGTATATAGGGCACGATCGAATACTGTGCCCTGGGATGCGGCAAAAACCACATCTTCTCTTACGTTTCTCCAAGAAACCCCTCATTCTCTTTGTCGGAGCTCCTTTAGGGACAATTTGTGTCGGATCAAGCACCATGTCACCACTTTCAATATCATTCCGGCTACTTTGCCCAACCACATAACCAAACtcaatgtcaaaattttcataaTTTTCACTACTATCCTCTTCAAGCATTAGATTCTCTAACATCTTCATTACTTTCACCGTGCTCTCTTCTGTCATGGATGATTTGAAAAAAGCTTCACTACCCAAACAACGCAACAGCCGATAGCGTTCCATTTGGTCTGACCAAGTGTAAATTGAACCATACCTATCAGAAGGAAATGCATTCTTTGCTTTCATAGTCCATCTACGTGCTATGCAGAAGGTCGGAATGGTGTCTAACTTTAAATAATTTCAGAACTGCAAATAAATGATTGCATGGAATGTATTCGCACTCCATTTTTCTACAAGGGCAGCAGATGCTAACCAACAATGCTTCCTCAAACATGCCGGTCAAAATGACAACACCATCCTTGCCAATCATTTGCAATACATACCTGACACAATTGTCCTCCTCTATAGTATCTATTACCTCCCAATTCATGCCCATGTATAACTCCACCTTAACCTTCTTGAAAATTTTAGGTGTAAAAACACGAGCTGCATCCTTCTCTATTAGAGTAGAGTCATTGCTTGTAAATGGTACTGACTGAGATGCTTTTGCATCCAACTCTGCCTCTTGATGACGCATACGTGACAAGCAATGTTCATAGTGCTCAATCAAAATGACAAGGCTCATTTTTCTGTCCAACAACCTATGCAGTTTTGAGTTAAGACTTTCACTTCTTTGATTGCTCTTCATGCCAAGAAAAACCCTCCCTTTAGTGTATGCTGCTGCCCACTTTTTCCTTAGATTATACATCCTATTCAACCACCTGTTCTCATCTGATACTTTATGCTTAACCTTGAACTCAACCCATTTTCTCTCAAACTCATCTTCTTCAAGTGGAGCATGCACAAGGACCCTAAAATCTGAAAGCATAGTTGGACTAAGGTTACGTGCCATATTCTGCTCAATATGCCATGTGCACAACCGATGGTCAGAATTTGGAAACACAAGTAAGATAGCTCTACGCATTGCATTGTCTCCATCTGTGATAACAGACTTGGGATGTTTCTGACACATGCAACTTAAAAACTGCTTAAGTACCCATTCATAAGTACCAACCCTCTCATCGGAAACTACAGCACAACCAAAAATCACAGTCGACCCATGGTGGTTCACCCCAACAAAAGGAATGAAAGGGAGATTGTATTTGTTCACTCGATAGGTGCTGTCAAACACGACAACATCACCAAATGCATCATAATCTATTCTTGATTGTGGATCTGCCCAAAATAACCTCTTCAAGCATCCTGCTTCGTCGGTCTCATACTCATAATAGAAATCCATATCATCTTTCTGACGAGCTTGCATGTACTTAATAACACGGTCAGCATCTCCACCATCAATCCGTTTCTTCTtcattttcacaaaaaaattgtACAAATCCCTTGTAACAAATCCTGCACCTTCAAAACCACCATGGTCTCTCTCTATTACATCCATCACTTGGTGCTGATGTAAACCTAAATCTCTCAATTCCACCAATTTTGCCTGTTGTGCTGGAGTAATTCTACGATGTGAACGGAGAAATGCCACTTCATCAGCTTTACACAAAGGATGATTATGATCTGCCACAAACCTTGTTACATACCAATGGCCTTTTATCTCATCGAGTTTAATCTCAAAATGAGCATTGCATCCACAATGAGTTAGTGCTCTGGGTTCCCTAGTTCTGCCAGAATAATCCATATACACCTCCTTCCTAAATCCTTCCCTTGAGCATGTGAAGCGCTTATGAAATATCAATCCACTAAAACGATCACGCCTACTATAATCCTTCCTTACACTAAAACCTTTCTCTTTCGCATACTGGTTATAGAAAGCAAAACCTTCATCCTCACTACTGAATTTCATAGCCATAAACTTACAATACTCATCCTGATCCTCAAATCTTGAACCATCACCAATCATTTTTTATATCAAGAACAACCTGTCAAACACATATcaagaataaaaataattatgcACGTTCATACTGTATCGGCCTAATTGctaaaacaaaactaaaaaaatcttCTCATCGATATACGACTGGTGCGGGCTAAATGCTATAATGCGAGTCGGGTCAGGGACTTACGGCGACACAGGCGAGGGCGTGGCGACGGATCGAAGAAAGGCGGTGGTGGACGGCGGTGGGCAGCGGTAGGGGATTGCGCTTCTCTGCCtggggcggtgggcggcggtcGTCTGCGGTGGTCgccggtgctcggcggcggcctcctgcGCTGCTCTGCctgcggcggtgggcggctaTGGAAGCAGGCGGCCTCCTGCGCTGCTCTGCCGGCGGCTATTGGGCGggtgtggtcggcggcggcctccaccGTAGCTCTACCAGCGGCGGCCTCCACCGCTGCTCTGCCGGCGGGGGAGGGCGCAGGAATTACTTCCCACCACGcatgggcgacggcggcggaactGGCGGAGAGAAATCGAATTTTGCGGATGAGTCGCCCTTGTCAGATTGCCTCGCTATTGGCTGCTTGGGCGGCGCCGACCGGAAGGCCCAATTAGTCTCTTACCAATTTCTTTCCGATCGTACCCCTGCAAAATCAATGGCTAGATTTGATTGTTACCTTATAGTACCTGGTACCTCATTACACCTCATAGTACCTTATTAAAGATGAGAAAAGAGCTCATGACTAATAGCTAATTAGTATGCGATTTTCAGCGCGGTCCATGCATATCCTCATTGTACAGATGGATGTATATATGAAAGCCGCATATATACATGTGCCATGTAGAAATTAAACCTCGTATATATGTTCATACTCATATGTGTCAACAATAATAATGACCAAGCTTTACTGACTGCGTGCGTATGACTATCTGATTAGTCCATGTATGTGCAACTCGATCTTGACTCCGACAGTCGACcgtgcagctagctagccttgAAATCTTGAATTGACACATTCGTTTCGATCGATCGGCCGATGAATTCCTCGATTCGCAAACGGCTGGGACTTGACCAATTTACTAGTAGTTCCCTCTGAAACTGGCAAGGCACACTTGTGCAATAATATGTTTAGCTCACCGCTGAAAACCTCGATCTTTCCATTTTCAGCGTAAGGGGCCCTCGATgttttcttattcttttttgAGCTCCAGTTTTGCacagtaacatttttttttcttaaggcTGTGTTTTTTTAACACTTTCCCAAGTTTCATTCACTCATTTTCTACTCGTACGCTTCCTAaattgttaaacggtgtgtcttttttaaaaaaaatctataaaaagttattttgaaaaattatattaattcatttcaatttttaagactaatacttaattaatcatgtgcctCTCCGTTTCACGTATTAGGAGGAAAGATTCACAACCTTAGCTAACGAACACAGACTAAATGTAGTAGATTCTCATATACCCGCGCGTGCACGCTCATGCATCTCCTATAAACATCTTCTAAAGACTAGTCAACATATCTTGAGATGTCTCACTGTCAACGAGCACATCGTCGGGGACCTGAATTCGGGTGGATATGTATCACACAAAGAACCTAACTATGATTAGCCTACGCACTGTTGTATAACAAATATAGGCCAGTACAAACAAAATGGTGTGAAAGATGTTTGGTGTATAGATTGCATATTATCAggaagtagatttttttttaaaaaaaatgagaacaTAGACGCGCgcgtttttgtttttatatatatgacacAAACAATGGATAAAGGCATACAGCAACACAGAAACCGCAATAcgatttttaaattttagtcaaatggaacttatgtcaattattttagagaaaattcAAGAAATGACATTGACAAACACTCAAATCCAAAAAATGCCATCGACGAATACAAGTTACATGAAATGTTATCGTACAAGTGATTTTGTCCCAGAAACGCCATCGCCATTAGGGTTACGTTAGCAACCTTCCGTTAAGTTCTATAGGATGCATGAACGGTGTATTTAACGGCTGTCCCAGAAACGCAATCGCCATTAGGGTTACGTTAGCAACCTTCCGTTAAGTTCTATAGGATGCATGAACGGTGTATTTAACGGCGTAGGATGAACGGACCATAACTGTGATGACATTTTTTGAACAAAATCGTTTGTATGATGGTATTTTAGAAAACTTGCATTCGCCAATGGTATTTCTTGAATTTAGGTACTTGTAATGATATTTCTTGgatttttctctttattttaccTGCAGCGGCACTGCGACAGGGATAAACCATATTTTTGGGACCATATTGCACAGGCCAGAACAGCCtagtagctaattaattaaacaattttcaCTTGCTTACAACATTACAACTTACAATACCCCATGCATTACGACATGCACTGATTATAGACTACTTCTAGCTAACTTTGATCAGCTATACATTCATCTTCCGGCACTCCAATTTTGCACGGAATTAATATTAGAAGCTCGATCATCCTAACTGCAGATCATGAAAACGACCAAACCAAAATAATAACGAATAAATCGAAGTACAATCTCCAGACACACACGCATGCCAACATCTACGCAATTAAGTAAAACCGGTCTCGATCGGAACCCAGCTTGATCAAGGACGACCGTGTTCGCGAGAAAGGAGATTGattaatactactccctccgtttcaaaatatttgacaccattgactttttagtacgtgtttaaccattcgtcttatttaaaaaatttaaataattatttactcttttcatatcatttgattcattgttaaatatactttcatgtacacatgtAGTTTTAGATATTTCAGAAAATTTTTTTtgataagatgaacggtcaaacatgtgctaaaaagtcaacggtgtcaaatattttgaaacggatggaatATTATATAAGcagtaattagttaattaattaagctaccGGCGGCTGCCGAAGCATGGTGCGCCGGGAGGGCTGGGGGCTTGCTTGCACCCGTTCCCCGGCTGTATTGGGACAGCTTGTAGGATCTGCATGACCGGCAtctttccgccgccgccgccggcggtctgCATtggccgccacccgccgcctccggcgacgTCCCCTTCCAACGGCCTCGCCGCGAGGAGCACGCCGCAGCACTGCATcagcacggccgccgccaccaacgCCATGACCAACTTCGCCGACGCCATGTATGTGAGAGATCTCTAGCTCTTCAactttagctagctagctagctaatttaAGCTCGATCGATGAGTACGTACGTGAGCTGAATGCAGCAGACAATTAATTAAGTACGTGGAATGATCTTAATTAAAGGAAGGATATTGGTTTGTGTTGGGGGTGATGGGACATGAAGGGCTTCCTTTTATACCAACTCGTTGTATATACTCACGTTGGCCAACACGTACGTTCAACTGCGTATGTATGGAGTAGAAATCAGAAAAGCAAATTATTAAGGACCGGGTCTATTGTCTATTCGTTAGTGTTTACTACGATTAACTAATtcgtggggttttttttttccggttcAGCGTTAAGTACGTACTCCTACGTACTAGTACTACGCGGTTTTCAGCTCGGTCGATCCATGCATCCTAATTAAGGTTGAATGattataattaattagttaggTGCAGTAGCAGTGTAAGTACAGACATTGCCAGTCATGCGGCCTATATATCACTATATGAGCTTACTGACTGCGTCCATCGTGTGTGTGAAACTCTGATTAGTCCATGTAGCAACTCGATCTTGACTCCGACCGTGCGGCCTTGAAATCTTGAATTGATATACGTACCtatacgttcgttcgttcgtttcGATCAAATCGACCACATGAATTCATTCCTCGATCGTAACGGCTGCGACTACTTCGACAGTTCGACCAATTTACTAGTACTCTGAAACCGTTATCGTGTATACTTGTGCAATAACAATGAGTCGTATCTGTTCTCACACGAGCGCATGACGTGACGCTGGTGTTTGCGAATTTGGTCGGTCTCGTTCTGCCCATCGATTTGGTCGCGTGGACTGGTCGATTTGATCGAATTCTGCGTGTGACTCCGGCGTTGCTGGGCAAAGCCCAGGAGGTAATTGGGCTTGTGTGCTGATGCCTTTCGGTGGCTGGGCCGCGTGTCCCGGAGGCTTCCCCGTTGTTgtggggaaaaagtacaccgaaggtctctcaacttgtcatcggatacaaaaacatcctcgaaccacaaaactagatatgcgaggtcccttaactatacaaaaccggtcacctgAAATCCTTTggcggttttgactccggttttggtctacgtggcagctgactcagcgtgggacccacgtgggccccacatgtcagtttgtCCACATCATCTCTCCTTCCCATTTCTCTCCCTTCGTCCTCTCTGTCCAGTCTGGGCAGCTAGCTGGTGggcgcgaggcgggagaggatgaggtcggcggcggcgacgcgggagaaggggaggcggaggaggaggttggtGTGGATGCCATAGGTAAGCGCCGGCGGGTAGAGGGCGAAGAGGCGTGCGACGTCAGCGGTCGTTGCGTCCGAGGCCGTCTTCGCGTCGCGGACGTCTCCACCGTGGATGGCGCCATGCCGCACCGGGCTCCCCCGCGACTCATGTAGAGGAGCACATCGCGGTCGGGCGCCGCCATGGACTTCCTTGTCTGCTCACCCAAAGGGTCTACAGCGGCGAGCACGGCGTCCACGACGCGGCGTGCACTGTCGAAGTCCCCCCAGTCGACGAGGCAGCGAGGAGGGAGTTGGTCGGCCAACgcactgtcgccgccgccccagccGCCGTTGTCCTTCTTGCCCTTGCTCATCCGCGAGGGACATCCCCAACGAGCCGCTTGACGGTGTGGGGGCTTGACGGCTGCGAGCGGTGTCGTCCTAGCCTCCGGTCGCATTCGGCCACAtccagccgccgcgccatgAGCTCGGCCGCGCCAGCGCGAACCTCCATGCCAGCTACCATGGAAAGCGGCGGCATCGGGGAGAGAAACAAgccaaaaataaaagagaaaaaaaggggaACGGGGAAAGACAGCGTCGATGGCGCCACCTAtcccccgccggccaccgcagAGCAACGCCGCCGCAAGGCCGCGCCCCGCATCGTCgcagggagagaagagagaaggaacgaagagaagaaggaaaagagatgggtgatgacgtggacagattgacgtgtggggcccacgtgggtcccacgccgagtcagctgccacgtcggtcaaaaccgtcgagggacctagtttgcactggttttgtaagttggaggatgcgttgtatccgtTTTCGTGGTTCaaggatgattttgtatctcgatgacaagttgagggaccttcggtgtactttttccttgttGTGGAAGGCCATGATGGCCCATGGGCCTTCTTTGATGCTTCCCCACCACCAAATCGTCTGATTTGCACCGTGGAGTCAGATCAGATGCCATCCATTCTCTCACAAAAAGGAGGATTTGAACCTGTCATTGAGACCTTGAGTTTGAGTGCGATTCCTCCCTTCTTTCGGTCACTGCTTTTAGCAAGAGCACAGTTTTACTTTTGACGACTTGTAGCAAAATACTTCCAAATCCTAACCACAAACTTCAAAAAGTTCCCAACATATTCCAAATCTCGtggaataaaataataataaaccctcctttttcttctctaaTCGAATCTATTCCGAGAAATAAtgataaaattatattattatgCAAACCCATCTCGAATTCGCGATCCATCCattctctctcgctcgctctcCCATGGCGCTCCAAACCCTAAACCCGCGGCacgtgctgccgctgccgctgcctcggcggcgcgcgccgcggcccCGCGTgctccaccgcccgccgcctccgcgacggAGGCTCgagggggcggcgcggccgcgggccGTGGCGGTGGCTGTCAAcgaggcgaggaggcggtggccgccggcggaggggggaggggaggaggggaaggagacgGACCTCGCCACGCTCGGGAACCTCTGCGTCGACGTCGTGCTCAGCGTGCCCCagctcccgccggcgccgcgcgagGAGCGGGAGGCTTACATGGAGCgcctcgccgcgtcgccgcctgaCCAGGTAAGGGGCCGAGAGCTTTCGCCTGTTGGGATTGGAAATCTAGGGGCTCGGTTATTCATCAGGTGAATTCAGCATTAGATGCCGCAAAGCCGGATTTATTTTGGGAGATTTATAGCTCTAGTCACTTTGGTTTGGTTCAAAATGCTTGTGTTGTGATAGGAAGGATTCAAGCGAGCGTATCGTAATTGTATCTACTGATAAATTTGGGGATTGGAAGAAATGTGGAGGCTTTCGATGAGTAACGGAAGGTTTTAGATGTACACATCTCATGAATGTTTGCATTTGTTCTGTTTGTGTTGAAAATGAGAATGTTTTTATGACAATTTAGTTATTTAGTATTACTTATTCTGCTGCACTTTATCTGCTTgggaagatggagaacccagaAAAGAAACCCAGTTATAAATTGAACAACATTATGATCAATCAATCAGTGGTTATTAGCTATTCTGAACATTTTATCTTTCGTCACTTGGAACAGAAATTTTGGGAGGCTGGTGGAAACTGCAACTTGGCCTTTGCTGCAGCTAGGCTTGGGCTTCGCTGTTCCACACTGGGGCATGTAGGAGAGGAAA
Coding sequences:
- the LOC4331725 gene encoding protein FAR1-RELATED SEQUENCE 5, translated to MIGDGSRFEDQDEYCKFMAMKFSSEDEGFAFYNQYAKEKGFSVRKDYSRRDRFSGLIFHKRFTCSREGFRKEVYMDYSGRTREPRALTHCGCNAHFEIKLDEIKGHWYVTRFVADHNHPLCKADEVAFLRSHRRITPAQQAKLVELRDLGLHQHQVMDVIERDHGGFEGAGFVTRDLYNFFVKMKKKRIDGGDADRVIKYMQARQKDDMDFYYEYETDEAGCLKRLFWADPQSRIDYDAFGDVVVFDSTYRVNKYNLPFIPFVGVNHHGSTVIFGCAVVSDERVGTYEWVLKQFLSCMCQKHPKSVITDGDNAMRRAILLVFPNSDHRLCTWHIEQNMARNLSPTMLSDFRVLVHAPLEEDEFERKWVEFKVKHKVSDENRWLNRMYNLRKKWAAAYTKGRVFLGMKSNQRSESLNSKLHRLLDRKMSLVILIEHYEHCLSRMRHQEAELDAKASQSVPFTSNDSTLIEKDAARVFTPKIFKKVKVELYMGMNWEVIDTIEEDNCVRYVLQMIGKDGVVILTGMFEEALLVSICCPCRKMECEYIPCNHLFAVLKLFKVRHHSDLLHST